GCGTAACTCCACAGTACACCGCGGAGGAGATGCTGCAGAAACGCGAGGAAATCCGTCAGCGCATGGAAACCACGTTGAAGTCTAAACTAGACTCCGCAAATACACACGTCATCGTAGAAGGCCTCGCCATCACGGACTTTGCTTTCGGAAAAGCCTTCAAGGAAGCTGTAGAAGCCAAGCAAGTCGCTGAGCAGGATGCCCTGAAGGAAAAGAACATCAAGCTGAAGGTTGAATACCAGAACGAGCAGAAGGTGGCGAAAGCAAAGGCAGACTCCGCAGTGATCGCTCTGCAGATGCAGGCACTCAAGCAGCAGAACGGAAAGGAATACCTGATGCTCAAGTACATCGAAAAGTGGGACGGAAAGCTTCCCCAGGTATCCAACGGTAACGC
This genomic window from Fibrobacter sp. UWH6 contains:
- a CDS encoding prohibitin family protein — encoded protein: MKKTIFAIIIALAFVGCAQIDQTERGIILEFGKVDEVVEPGLTIYNFITKQVLKISVKTELQETRIESGSKDLQTVNVTVAVNYRIDPSKVDQVYTQYGMNGVEIALQPKIKETITGVTPQYTAEEMLQKREEIRQRMETTLKSKLDSANTHVIVEGLAITDFAFGKAFKEAVEAKQVAEQDALKEKNIKLKVEYQNEQKVAKAKADSAVIALQMQALKQQNGKEYLMLKYIEKWDGKLPQVSNGNALVLPKIE